The genomic window CTCCTCGAGTACCTCGGGGTGCCGATCACGATGACGCCCGAGCGCGCGGCCACGTGCGTCCGCGAGGCCGGAATCGCGTTCTGCTTCGCGCCCACGTATCACCCCGGGCTGCGGCACGCCGGTGTGGCGCGGCGTGAGATGGGCGTCCCGACGTTCTTCAACTTCCTCGGCCCGCTCACCAACCCGGGCCGGGTCCGGGCCAGCGCCGTGGGCTGCGCGAACCTGCGGATGGCGCCGGTGATGGCCGGGGTCTTCGCACAGCGGGGCGCTTCGGCGCTGGTGATGCGCGGCGAGGACGGCCTGGACGAGTTCACCACCACGGCCGCTACGCGGCTCTGGGTGGTCGCTGATGGATCGGTGACCGAGGTCGTGTTGGACGCCTTGGATCTGGGCGTTCCGCGGGCCGAGCGGTCGGACCTGCGCGGCGCCGACGCGGCGTTCAACGCGAAGGTCGCCCGCGCGGTGCTGGCCGGTGAGCGCGGCCCGGTGCGGGACGCCGTGCTGCTCAACGCCGCCGCCGGGATCGCCGCGTACGAGGGCTTCTCCGGCGGGCTGGAGGCGTCGCTGCGAGGCGGTCTGGAGCGGGCGGCGGCAGCGGTCGACTCCGGGGCGGCCGGCACGGCGCTGGACCGCTGGATCGCGGTCGCGACCCAGGATTGACGCTCGCTCACCGGGGCTACGGCGGAGCCCGCCGCAGCCCTCGGTGGCGGGGCGGCCGTTGCCCCCGTCGCGGGGCGACCGTTGCCCCCGGCGCGGGGCGACCGTTGCCCCCGTCGCGGGGCGACCGTTGCCCCCGGCGCGGGGCGACCGTTGCCCCCGGCGCGGGGCGACCGCAGCCCGGTGGCCGGGCCGCCGCGGCCCCGTCGCGAGGCAGCCGCGGCCCCGGTGGCGGGCCGCCGCAGCCCGGCGGCGTGACGAAGATGACGTCCACCGGGGGCCGTCCGGGAACTAGCGTTGTCGCAGGTGAGCCGCGTGCGAACAGCATGCGGACACTGGACGACAGTACGTGAAGAAATGCTGACGAAACGTTCCGTCAGTCCGGACCCGATGGGACACTTAGCCCGTGCCGCCCCCTCTCCCTCCGCGGGTTGCCGCCGCGGTGGCAGCGACTGTCGCCGATCTCGTCGCCGCAGGGACGAGCGGCGTCGTCCTGCTCGGTAGTCAGAGCCGTGGTGACGCCCACGAACACAGCGACGTCGATCTCGTCGCGCTCGGCAACGGCCCGGAGTACACGCACCGCCAGCTGGGCGGTCTGCTCATGTCGGTGTCCTGGCGGACGGCCGACGCCGTCCGCGGATCGTTCGCCGACCCCAAACTCGCCGGCAGCACCGTGCCCGGCTGGCGCGCCGCGGTGATCCTGCACGACGCCGACGGCACCGCCAACGAACTCTCGGCGGAGGCCGGTGCGTGGCGCTGGTCGGACATCGAGGGGCCACGGCGGGCCTGGATCGCGGGCCAGATGACCGGGCGGGCCGAGGTCGTCCAGCGGCTGGTCGGGTCGCTCGCAGCCGGGCGCCGGACGTCCGCCGCGGTCACCCGCAACCGGCTGTCGACGCGGTTACCGGTGGTCGCCGCCGTGCACCACCGCATCCTCTACGACGCCGAGCACCGCCTGTTCGACCTGGTGGCCGACGCGATGGGGCCGTCCTGGCGCCGTTCACAGGACGCGGCGCTGGGTCTGCGGGGCGAACAGCTGGCCGACTCGTGCCGTGCCGCATTGGGCCTCTACGCCCAGCTGGCCCCGGTGGTCGAGCCGTACCTGAACGCCGATCAGCTGGCCGTGGTCCGGTCCGCCGCTGAACTAGCCTGGGCCACCCAACACGCCGCATAGTGCACGGCCCGCCCAGAACGGCGCTGACAGGCGAGCGCGAGGCCTTGAGTATCAGTACATACGAGGCGGCCTCCCGCTCGACTGCCAGCTCCGCTCTGGGCGCGCTCCCGCCGTAGCAGGTACAAAAGCAAAAAAGCCGACCCGGTAGGGGTCGGCTCTTGGTTTTAACCTGGAGCCCGTCCAGGGCGACGCTGGCATCCGCGCGCAAGGCCGCCTCGTATGACTGATACTCAAGGCCTTGCGCGCGGCTGTCAGCGTCGGTCTGGACGGGCCGCCGTCGTTAGTGTTCGCCGGGCTTGGTGTAGTACTCGAAGAGAAGCCCGGTCACGGCCATCAGCACGGCGATGACGCCGAGCGCGATCAGCCACGGGAACCAGTACGCCACACCCAGCCCGGTCACCGTCGCGGCGACCGCGATGCCGAACGGCCAGTAGCTGCCCGGGCTGAAGAAGCCCAGGTCACCGGCGCCCTCGGAGATCTCCGCGTCCGACCGGTCCTCCGGACGGGGCTCGATCCGCCGGGCGACCAGCGAGAAGAACTGCCCACACATGCCGCACAGCAGACCGGACAGGACCAGCGCCGTCGTACCGACCCAGTCGGTGTGGTACGTGGTCTTCGACGTCCACACGCCGTACAGCGCCGCAGACGCGAACAGGAACACGGCGAGCAGGTTGAAGATCCTGGACTCGCTCTTCATGGTCGCTTCTCCTAGCTCGGCTGACGCGAGGTGCGGTCGGGGTTGAACGGCGTCGTCGTAGTGGCGATCGGGCTCTCACCGATCGACTCCAGCGCATCGTAGGTCGAAGCACCGTTCTGCTTCGCCGCGATGAACTGATCGAACTTCTCCGACGTCACCGCGCGCAGCTCGAAGTTCATGTTCGCGTGGTACGTGCCGCAGAGTTCCGCACACCGACCGACGTAGGCACCCTCTTCGCCCTTGTTGATCGTCGCCTCGAACGAGTTCGTCCGCCCCGGAACGACGTCGCGCTTGAACAGCAGCGCAGGCACCCAGAACGAGTGGATGACGTCGTCGGAGGTCTCCATGAACCGGATCCGCTCACCGGTCGGCACAACCAGCACCGGGATCTCGGTCGTGGACCCGATGGTGCCGATCGGCTGCTTTTCCTTGTCCTGGAGCTCCGGGTAGAGGAACTGCCAGTTCCACTTGAACGCCACCACGGAGACCGTGAGGTCCGGGTTGGCCTTCT from Cryptosporangium aurantiacum includes these protein-coding regions:
- a CDS encoding cytochrome c oxidase subunit 4; this encodes MKSESRIFNLLAVFLFASAALYGVWTSKTTYHTDWVGTTALVLSGLLCGMCGQFFSLVARRIEPRPEDRSDAEISEGAGDLGFFSPGSYWPFGIAVAATVTGLGVAYWFPWLIALGVIAVLMAVTGLLFEYYTKPGEH
- the trpD gene encoding anthranilate phosphoribosyltransferase, with the translated sequence MTAPLPQTWPSLLNTLLARESLSPEQTTWAMSQVMSGDATPVQIAAFAMALRAKGETPEEVSGLVAGMLAAATPIDVSPDAVDIVGTGGDQAHTVNISTMAAIVVAGAGIPVVKHGNRAASSSTGAADLLEYLGVPITMTPERAATCVREAGIAFCFAPTYHPGLRHAGVARREMGVPTFFNFLGPLTNPGRVRASAVGCANLRMAPVMAGVFAQRGASALVMRGEDGLDEFTTTAATRLWVVADGSVTEVVLDALDLGVPRAERSDLRGADAAFNAKVARAVLAGERGPVRDAVLLNAAAGIAAYEGFSGGLEASLRGGLERAAAAVDSGAAGTALDRWIAVATQD
- a CDS encoding nucleotidyltransferase domain-containing protein, which gives rise to MPPPLPPRVAAAVAATVADLVAAGTSGVVLLGSQSRGDAHEHSDVDLVALGNGPEYTHRQLGGLLMSVSWRTADAVRGSFADPKLAGSTVPGWRAAVILHDADGTANELSAEAGAWRWSDIEGPRRAWIAGQMTGRAEVVQRLVGSLAAGRRTSAAVTRNRLSTRLPVVAAVHHRILYDAEHRLFDLVADAMGPSWRRSQDAALGLRGEQLADSCRAALGLYAQLAPVVEPYLNADQLAVVRSAAELAWATQHAA
- the coxB gene encoding cytochrome c oxidase subunit II, with protein sequence MGANPSASAERRTRRSGRAGRFAAVTGVAGATALLLSGCSTEEVLRFGWPKGITPQAEQMEDLWTGSVIAALAVGVFVWGLIFWAVIRYRKKSDELPVQTRFNLPIEILYTAVPFLIIAVLFYYTAIVQTFVDKQKANPDLTVSVVAFKWNWQFLYPELQDKEKQPIGTIGSTTEIPVLVVPTGERIRFMETSDDVIHSFWVPALLFKRDVVPGRTNSFEATINKGEEGAYVGRCAELCGTYHANMNFELRAVTSEKFDQFIAAKQNGASTYDALESIGESPIATTTTPFNPDRTSRQPS